Below is a window of Arthrobacter sp. ERGS1:01 DNA.
GGGCGCTGGCCATCTGGGCAGTGCCGGCCCTGCTGGGTGCCGGGCTGATCCACCGCGCCGGTGGCGGACGACCGGACGCGGCCGGACCCGTACCGGCGGCGGGGGTCCACCCTGCAGGGGCGGGCGCGGTGCCGCTCCGGAGGCAGCGAACGGCGTGGGCTGTGACCACGTTCTTCGGGCTTCAGGCGCTGCTCTACTTCGCCATCACGTCGTGGCTTGCCGTTTTCCTCGTCTCGAAAGGCCTGGGGCCGGGCGGTGCAGCAGCGCTGCTGGCCTGGTTTAGTCTGGCTGGCTTGCCCGCAAGCCTGCTGGCCCCCGTGCTGGCTGGCCGGCCGGCCGTCTTGCGGATCATGGCGCCCGGGCTGGGCATGCTGGTGGCCCTCGCCCTCTTGGGCGTCCTCCTGGCCCCAGCAGAGCTGCAGCTGCCCATGGTGGGCATCCTGGGGGTTGTGCAGAGTGCCGGCTTCGGCCTGGCTATGGCGCTTGTTGTCATCCGCTCGGCGGGGCCGCAGACAGCGGGCAGACTATCTGCGATGAGCCAGGGCTCGGCTTCGCCCTGGCCTCCCTGGGCCCACTGGGGGCCGGGCTGCTGCACGAAGCTACGGGCGGCTGGGAGGCCACGTTCTTCGCGTTGGCCGGGGTAGCCTTGCTCCTCGCGAGTGCCGGGTACTTTGCCGTGAGCGGGGCCTTGGTGTCCATGGAATCCGACGAGCCGGACTCTCGGATTCTGCCGGCCTACAT
It encodes the following:
- a CDS encoding MFS transporter — its product is MWVLLALALVSINLRPAITTVAGVMGQLHTSFGMDPNVLSVLGALPVLAFGISAPCGPWLARRLGAGRAVAVALLVLAAALIVRSLVPVLLLPGTFLAGAAIMTASVLVPQIVKANRGTGWWIGLCTMGFGLGAALGAGLVQPLQDLMGGSLAWALAIWAVPALLGAGLIHRAGGGRPDAAGPVPAAGVHPAGAGAVPLRRQRTAWAVTTFFGLQALLYFAITSWLAVFLVSKGLGPGGAAALLAWFSLAGLPASLLAPVLAGRPAVLRIMAPGLGMLVALALLGVLLAPAELQLPMVGILGVVQSAGFGLAMALVVIRSAGPQTAGRLSAMSQGSASPWPPWAHWGPGCCTKLRAAGRPRSSRWPG